One window from the genome of Pedobacter schmidteae encodes:
- a CDS encoding FAD-dependent oxidoreductase, whose translation MKRRNFIGLLGVGAAATVVAEAKPVMAAVEKMTLPNGEEVMSADVVIAGGGLGGFAATMSSLRNGQTVILTEETDWIGGQITQQGVPPDEHPWIETHGATQLYRDFRSGVRDYYKKYYPLKDEVRKLVNLNPGNGSVSKLCHEPRVALAVLNDMLVPFISSGKLVLLLEHKVVAAQVSGTKVSSLTVLSLRTRKKQILKAPYFVDATETGELLPMTGTEYVTGTEAKGQTKELHAPEVANAKNNQAFTMCFAIDYVPGEDHVIERPREYDFWKNYAPQMTPPWSGKLLGLQYSDPRTLVPKTLGFHPEGIKTGEMLNLWNYRKIIDRDNFTPGFYSGDITIVNWPQNDYVLGDLISSSEKDFNKHVERAKQLSLSLLYWLQTEAPRPDGGKGFPGIRLRKDVLGTEDGLAKYPYIRESRRIKAVFTILEEHVGAENRALVAAAAGDKKKAAYFYDSVGVGYYHIDLHPSSEGANYVDFGSLPFQIPLGALLPVRMENILPANKNIGTTHITNGCYRLHPVEWSIGEAVGLLIKFAEDKKVSPRKVRADKGLLGEFQDFIRKQGVETEWPEG comes from the coding sequence ATGAAACGTAGAAATTTTATTGGATTGCTTGGAGTTGGGGCTGCAGCTACAGTTGTAGCGGAGGCTAAGCCTGTTATGGCTGCAGTAGAAAAGATGACTTTGCCTAATGGTGAGGAAGTGATGAGTGCTGATGTAGTGATTGCCGGTGGTGGGTTGGGCGGTTTTGCGGCTACGATGTCATCATTACGAAACGGACAGACTGTTATTTTAACGGAAGAAACAGATTGGATTGGTGGGCAGATTACCCAGCAGGGGGTGCCGCCGGATGAACATCCCTGGATTGAAACGCATGGTGCTACGCAGTTGTACCGCGATTTCAGAAGTGGCGTTCGGGATTATTATAAAAAGTATTATCCGCTTAAAGATGAGGTAAGGAAGCTGGTGAATTTGAATCCTGGCAATGGTTCGGTTTCTAAACTGTGTCACGAGCCTCGGGTAGCGTTGGCGGTACTGAATGATATGCTTGTGCCTTTTATCAGCTCGGGTAAACTGGTATTACTATTGGAACATAAGGTTGTTGCTGCCCAGGTAAGCGGGACTAAAGTGAGTTCTCTTACAGTGTTGTCTTTAAGAACCAGAAAGAAACAAATACTTAAAGCACCTTATTTTGTGGATGCAACAGAAACAGGTGAGCTGTTACCTATGACCGGGACGGAATATGTTACCGGAACAGAGGCTAAGGGGCAGACGAAGGAATTGCATGCGCCTGAAGTGGCTAATGCTAAAAATAACCAGGCTTTTACCATGTGCTTTGCTATAGATTATGTACCTGGAGAGGATCATGTAATTGAGCGGCCCCGGGAATATGATTTCTGGAAAAATTATGCGCCACAGATGACTCCGCCATGGTCGGGGAAATTGTTGGGTTTGCAGTATTCCGATCCGCGGACGCTGGTGCCTAAGACACTTGGTTTTCATCCCGAAGGTATAAAAACCGGAGAAATGCTGAATTTATGGAATTACCGTAAAATTATAGACCGGGATAATTTTACCCCAGGTTTTTATAGCGGCGATATTACGATTGTAAACTGGCCGCAAAATGATTATGTGTTGGGCGATCTGATCAGTTCATCGGAGAAAGATTTTAACAAACATGTGGAGCGGGCCAAGCAGTTGAGTCTTTCGTTGTTGTATTGGTTGCAGACCGAGGCGCCTCGTCCGGATGGAGGGAAGGGTTTTCCGGGGATAAGGCTGCGTAAAGATGTATTGGGAACGGAAGATGGTTTGGCCAAATATCCTTATATCCGGGAATCGAGAAGGATAAAGGCAGTGTTTACTATACTGGAAGAGCATGTAGGAGCCGAAAACCGTGCTTTGGTTGCTGCTGCGGCTGGGGATAAAAAGAAGGCTGCCTATTTTTATGATAGTGTAGGGGTTGGTTATTATCATATTGATTTGCACCCGAGTAGCGAGGGAGCGAATTATGTTGATTTTGGATCTTTGCCTTTTCAAATTCCATTAGGTGCATTGTTGCCGGTAAGGATGGAAAATATATTGCCTGCCAACAAAAATATTGGGACTACGCATATCACCAACGGGTGTTACCGTTTACATCCTGTGGAATGGAGTATTGGGGAGGCTGTAGGGTTGTTGATTAAGTTTGCTGAAGATAAAAAAGTGAGTCCGCGAAAGGTTAGAGCAGATAAAGGATTGCTGGGGGAATTTCAGGATTTTATTCGAAAGCAAGGTGTGGAGACGGAATGGCCGGAGGGTTGA
- a CDS encoding alpha/beta hydrolase family protein, with protein MNRIKYIFLVIFCGLFLPVKGQDLLVLKSKSLKTKDSVWVFKPAAYDAKAIYPVVYLLHGHSANYRTWNKLVNLQSMADTYKFIVVCPDGLKRSWYINSLHPDSLQYEDFFMKDLMPKINKDYKTDTGKVFVTGNSMGGYGAMYLFINHPDVFLSAGSTSGVLNLRHSGFKKTTIAFLLGAYAEDNKAFDEYSVVNRLDRIKGVKKSLIFDCGTEDYLYGASNQFRRKCDELKIKATYIAQPGAHTGTYWSKSIKAHFDFFYGLANGS; from the coding sequence ATGAATAGGATAAAATACATTTTTCTGGTGATTTTTTGCGGTCTGTTTTTGCCTGTAAAAGGGCAGGATTTGCTGGTGCTGAAGTCGAAATCTTTAAAAACAAAGGATAGTGTGTGGGTTTTTAAGCCTGCGGCTTACGATGCTAAGGCTATCTATCCCGTTGTTTACCTGTTGCATGGGCATTCTGCAAATTATCGTACCTGGAACAAATTAGTTAATCTGCAGAGTATGGCAGATACTTATAAATTTATCGTGGTTTGCCCGGATGGTTTAAAAAGAAGCTGGTATATAAATTCTTTGCATCCGGATAGCTTGCAGTATGAGGATTTTTTTATGAAGGACCTGATGCCTAAAATTAATAAGGACTATAAAACCGATACGGGAAAAGTTTTTGTGACCGGCAACAGTATGGGTGGTTATGGGGCGATGTATCTTTTTATCAATCATCCTGATGTTTTTTTGAGTGCGGGCAGTACTTCTGGGGTGCTTAATTTAAGACATTCGGGCTTTAAAAAGACAACGATTGCCTTTTTGCTGGGGGCTTATGCCGAGGATAATAAAGCTTTTGATGAGTATTCAGTGGTGAACCGCCTGGATCGCATAAAAGGGGTAAAAAAGAGTTTGATTTTTGATTGCGGGACTGAAGATTATTTGTACGGCGCGAGCAATCAGTTTAGGCGTAAATGTGATGAATTGAAAATTAAGGCTACCTATATTGCCCAGCCTGGTGCGCATACCGGTACGTATTGGAGTAAAAGTATTAAGGCGCATTTTGATTTTTTTTACGGACTGGCTAATGGAAGTTAG
- a CDS encoding copper amine oxidase: MKHKNLKMMLSLALICGATQLNAQTVDKNDAVSLLKAKQGNVVLLKDFFTIKPADIKYKKVVLPGPQFIISDDPEYIRIPEGIALKEAVQPGSVRLYVYNVNGVKEPVKIDRKITAVIKNTGKQKMHIRMLKYSSQKPSGNYFQIGKQGLADYFASNGDQKIRTVEPGEAIAIDEQLERNVVKYDELTHGFYDFVIDQPGEISVIQTDMNTPGPVALKRIKSVIPTGHKNAGRGLFGVSNYKITATDVLDTKNGAAEIVVADGEKDPWVLGVEGVSGKESTLAGNYGVMYDMELKWKSTDGKGLALVTWNSRSGDNQWCNGMAATMVVSKGKFNEGIIQLPNDRLATKGAPEAILIQVFPPAKNGEEQVIKFTYSPPGASCLPTPLVFIPVDMNLVK; encoded by the coding sequence ATGAAACATAAAAACTTAAAAATGATGTTAAGCCTGGCATTGATTTGCGGGGCTACACAGTTGAATGCGCAGACCGTAGATAAGAACGATGCGGTAAGTCTTTTGAAGGCGAAACAGGGAAATGTGGTTTTGCTGAAGGATTTTTTTACCATTAAGCCGGCTGATATTAAATACAAGAAAGTGGTATTGCCTGGTCCTCAGTTTATCATTTCTGATGATCCTGAGTATATCCGGATTCCGGAGGGGATAGCCTTGAAAGAAGCGGTGCAGCCTGGATCGGTGCGTTTGTATGTGTATAATGTAAACGGCGTGAAGGAGCCGGTAAAAATAGACCGTAAAATCACTGCAGTGATTAAAAATACCGGAAAGCAAAAGATGCATATCCGTATGCTGAAATATTCGTCGCAAAAACCTAGCGGCAACTATTTTCAGATTGGTAAGCAAGGTTTGGCGGATTATTTTGCTTCAAACGGCGATCAGAAAATCCGTACTGTTGAGCCGGGTGAGGCTATTGCAATAGATGAGCAGCTGGAACGTAATGTAGTGAAGTATGATGAGTTGACACATGGTTTTTATGATTTTGTGATTGATCAGCCGGGAGAGATCAGTGTTATCCAAACAGATATGAATACGCCTGGTCCGGTAGCTTTGAAAAGAATCAAATCGGTAATTCCGACCGGACATAAAAATGCTGGCCGCGGTTTGTTTGGTGTGAGCAACTACAAGATTACCGCGACTGATGTATTGGATACTAAAAATGGTGCTGCGGAAATTGTTGTGGCTGATGGCGAGAAAGATCCATGGGTATTGGGTGTTGAAGGTGTAAGTGGAAAAGAATCTACCCTGGCTGGTAATTACGGTGTGATGTATGATATGGAGTTGAAGTGGAAAAGTACAGATGGTAAGGGTTTGGCGCTGGTGACCTGGAACTCACGTTCGGGCGACAATCAGTGGTGTAATGGTATGGCTGCAACCATGGTAGTGAGTAAAGGGAAATTTAATGAGGGTATTATTCAGTTGCCTAACGACAGGTTGGCTACAAAGGGTGCGCCTGAGGCGATATTGATACAGGTATTTCCGCCGGCAAAAAATGGCGAAGAGCAAGTGATCAAGTTTACCTACTCTCCGCCGGGTGCATCGTGTTTACCTACGCCACTGGTATTTATTCCGGTGGATATGAATCTGGTAAAATAA
- a CDS encoding ROK family transcriptional regulator codes for MKTDFFDDNHDILTGVAYKNIHIRKQIISYLADAGNATIAELCKETNLSVPKVTTLITELIAGGLVKDFGKVGSTGGRRPNIYGLAPDSGFFLGVDVKHNHINIGLIDLQKKIIKISKDLPYNLKNTAESLASLCNLIRDFIKESAIAKDKILGLGLNLSGRINYATGYSYSFFHFNEDPLSKLLEKELNLKTYLENDSRAMAYGEFNCGVVKEEKNVLFLNLDYGLGMGVMINNELYYGKSGFAGEIGHIPLFNNEIICQCGKKGCMETEASGRALINMFKEKLQTGSSSSLNKTADDHIEMEDIINAANNDDVLSIELIAKVGEKLGRGIALLINIYNPELVILGGALALTGEHIHLPIKSAVNKYSLSLVNSDTQLKLSKLGEEAGVMGACLLVRKRLLDYSA; via the coding sequence ATGAAAACCGACTTTTTCGACGACAACCATGATATACTAACCGGAGTCGCCTATAAAAACATTCATATCAGAAAACAGATCATCTCTTACCTTGCTGATGCCGGCAATGCCACCATCGCCGAACTTTGTAAAGAAACCAATCTGAGCGTACCAAAAGTAACTACATTAATTACTGAACTGATTGCTGGCGGACTGGTCAAAGACTTTGGAAAAGTAGGATCAACAGGAGGCAGACGCCCCAATATATACGGACTGGCACCCGACTCAGGTTTTTTCCTAGGCGTTGATGTAAAACATAACCACATCAATATCGGACTAATTGATCTGCAGAAAAAGATCATCAAAATATCGAAAGATCTACCCTATAATCTAAAAAATACAGCAGAATCGCTGGCTAGTTTATGCAACCTGATCAGAGATTTCATCAAAGAATCAGCCATTGCCAAAGACAAAATACTGGGACTAGGACTCAACCTGTCGGGACGAATCAACTACGCCACCGGCTACAGCTACAGCTTTTTCCATTTCAACGAAGACCCGCTTAGCAAACTACTGGAAAAAGAACTCAACTTAAAAACCTACCTCGAAAACGACTCCCGCGCAATGGCCTATGGCGAATTTAACTGCGGCGTAGTGAAAGAGGAGAAAAATGTACTGTTCCTAAACCTCGATTACGGCTTAGGAATGGGTGTAATGATCAACAACGAACTCTACTACGGGAAGTCAGGATTTGCCGGAGAGATTGGCCACATCCCATTGTTCAACAATGAGATCATTTGCCAGTGCGGAAAAAAAGGCTGTATGGAAACCGAAGCTTCCGGCCGTGCATTGATCAATATGTTCAAAGAAAAACTGCAGACCGGATCATCCAGTTCATTAAACAAAACTGCCGATGACCACATAGAAATGGAAGATATCATCAATGCTGCCAATAACGACGATGTACTTTCAATTGAACTGATTGCCAAAGTAGGCGAAAAATTAGGCCGGGGTATAGCACTGCTCATCAACATCTACAATCCCGAACTGGTAATTCTGGGTGGGGCACTTGCCTTAACTGGCGAACACATCCACTTACCTATCAAAAGTGCCGTAAACAAATATTCATTAAGTCTGGTCAACAGCGACACCCAGTTAAAACTATCCAAACTAGGTGAAGAAGCAGGCGTTATGGGCGCCTGCCTCCTGGTTAGAAAACGTCTTTTAGATTACTCTGCTTAA
- a CDS encoding beta-N-acetylhexosaminidase: protein MIKIVFTLISKIIFLVGLLVFSFPGFAQEKPLALIPLPAQLEKVKGNFMLSASTLIVPAEEKDKGLADLLALRLKVQTGYKLRVVKSARAANVIRFVADPTARSVKGAYQLEISAKEVVIKAASPAGWFYGIQTLVQLVPVIENQDVVSASAPRVSSPIVKVPAVKIADAPRFEWRGLMLDVSRHFFSKEVIRRYIEQMSRYKMNVLHLHLTDNQGWRVEIKALPKLTEVGAWRVPRTGYWRNQKAPEPGEKATDGGFYTHEDIRELVAYGQKHFVELIPEIDVPGHALAMVASYPELSCTKTSQQVLAGDPWNASRTNVLCAGNDSVFVFLDKVMTELAQLFPSKYIHIGGDEVSRAYWYKCAVCQQRIKDEHLTSAEELQSYFLKRVSKIVLSKGKQPLGWYENLPGGLPDEMAVMSWKDNKGGILSSNKGQKVVMTPAFFTYLDFYQGDPYLENAIFTMNRLSTTFQFNPVPEGIKVENVLGGQGSLWTEQVPNERKLQSMTWPRAFALSETLWSGPTKRSWNDFVKRVEAHLPRLDKDQVGYSKYFYDAIVAGRRTAEKELLIVLSAEVEGLKIYYSFDDTDPDSFYPMYSSVPLRIPKGAQNIRVVTYRDDKQVGRIMKIPITELERRTPAK from the coding sequence ATGATTAAAATTGTATTCACGTTAATTAGCAAAATTATATTTCTTGTTGGCTTGCTGGTGTTTTCGTTTCCTGGTTTTGCTCAGGAAAAGCCGCTTGCGTTGATTCCGTTGCCGGCACAGTTGGAAAAAGTAAAAGGTAATTTTATGTTGAGTGCCAGTACTTTAATTGTGCCGGCTGAGGAGAAAGATAAAGGGCTGGCAGATTTATTGGCCTTAAGATTAAAGGTGCAGACGGGGTACAAATTAAGAGTGGTGAAATCGGCCAGAGCTGCAAATGTGATTCGTTTTGTGGCAGATCCAACGGCAAGGTCGGTTAAGGGGGCTTATCAATTGGAGATTTCGGCAAAAGAGGTGGTGATTAAAGCGGCTAGTCCTGCGGGTTGGTTTTATGGAATACAAACCTTGGTGCAGCTTGTTCCGGTTATTGAAAATCAGGATGTTGTATCTGCTTCGGCTCCACGTGTTTCAAGTCCGATAGTGAAGGTGCCTGCTGTTAAAATTGCTGATGCGCCGCGTTTCGAGTGGCGGGGACTGATGCTGGATGTGAGTCGCCATTTCTTCTCCAAAGAAGTGATCAGACGCTATATAGAACAGATGTCGCGGTACAAAATGAATGTATTGCATTTGCATTTGACGGATAACCAGGGCTGGAGAGTGGAAATTAAGGCTCTGCCTAAATTAACTGAGGTAGGGGCATGGCGGGTACCGAGGACTGGTTATTGGAGGAATCAAAAAGCTCCGGAGCCTGGAGAGAAGGCTACTGATGGTGGTTTTTATACACATGAGGACATTAGAGAGTTGGTGGCTTATGGACAGAAACATTTTGTAGAGTTGATACCGGAAATTGATGTTCCGGGGCATGCCTTGGCTATGGTGGCCTCTTATCCTGAGCTTTCCTGTACCAAGACAAGTCAGCAAGTGCTCGCGGGCGATCCCTGGAATGCATCGCGCACCAATGTATTGTGTGCCGGTAATGATTCTGTTTTTGTATTTCTGGATAAAGTGATGACCGAGCTGGCTCAGTTATTCCCTTCTAAATATATACATATAGGTGGAGATGAGGTGTCGCGTGCTTATTGGTATAAGTGTGCGGTTTGTCAGCAACGTATTAAAGATGAGCATTTAACCAGTGCTGAAGAACTGCAGTCTTATTTTCTGAAACGGGTTTCTAAAATTGTGTTGTCGAAGGGTAAACAACCACTTGGCTGGTATGAAAACCTGCCGGGCGGATTGCCTGATGAGATGGCGGTGATGAGCTGGAAGGACAATAAAGGTGGTATTTTATCATCTAATAAAGGGCAGAAGGTGGTGATGACCCCTGCATTTTTTACTTACCTGGATTTTTACCAGGGTGATCCTTATTTAGAAAATGCCATTTTTACGATGAACAGGTTGAGTACTACCTTTCAATTTAATCCTGTGCCAGAAGGTATTAAGGTGGAAAATGTGTTGGGTGGACAGGGGAGTTTATGGACAGAGCAGGTGCCTAATGAGCGCAAATTGCAGTCGATGACCTGGCCAAGGGCTTTTGCTTTGAGTGAAACTTTGTGGAGTGGTCCGACAAAACGGAGTTGGAATGACTTTGTAAAGCGTGTGGAAGCGCATTTGCCGCGACTGGATAAGGATCAGGTTGGCTATTCTAAATATTTTTATGATGCTATTGTTGCTGGGCGGCGTACTGCTGAAAAGGAGCTTTTGATTGTTTTGTCTGCTGAGGTTGAGGGGCTTAAGATTTATTATTCTTTTGATGATACCGATCCGGATTCTTTTTATCCAATGTATTCGAGTGTTCCTTTGCGCATTCCAAAAGGGGCGCAAAATATACGTGTAGTTACTTATAGAGATGATAAACAGGTGGGTAGGATCATGAAGATTCCGATTACGGAATTGGAAAGAAGAACGCCAGCCAAATAA
- a CDS encoding phosphodiester glycosidase family protein: MNIKSNLVLVFIATAAFLSSCSRSKKDAGGDAAPVVPVDSTPLISLSSSWKKAVHLMGDFPDGIQVYMNTTPLNGKAFTAYCTVFDPASNLELKPLFAPVNKSVSALYKDELGFRYACINGGFFGTNVSYSLSMYNGVVDAPNIKSLSRTYNGAAATYYPTRAAFGISEDGKPEVAWVYNVGTGNSLVYAYPTPSANAINTAPKPVPTATYPAGGVIWNVKAAIGGGPMLIKDNVINVTDVQELMDIDNTSARARSAIGFTAENKIVLLAVEGGNPNGPAGLNLVELAQLMKDMGCVGAINLDGGGSTTMTVRAERTVRPSGGSERAVSTALIIRKKK, translated from the coding sequence ATGAACATAAAATCTAACTTAGTACTTGTTTTTATAGCTACAGCGGCATTTTTGTCATCATGTAGCCGGTCTAAAAAGGATGCAGGGGGTGATGCTGCTCCTGTTGTACCTGTTGATTCTACTCCATTAATCAGCTTGTCGTCGAGCTGGAAAAAAGCAGTTCACCTGATGGGTGATTTTCCTGATGGGATTCAGGTTTATATGAATACAACTCCTTTAAATGGAAAGGCTTTTACAGCCTATTGTACTGTTTTTGATCCTGCTTCCAATTTGGAGTTGAAGCCTTTGTTTGCACCTGTGAATAAGAGTGTTTCTGCTTTATACAAAGATGAGTTGGGTTTTAGGTATGCCTGTATAAATGGAGGTTTTTTTGGAACAAATGTTTCTTATAGTCTTTCTATGTATAACGGTGTAGTGGATGCGCCAAATATTAAGTCGTTGTCGCGTACTTATAATGGTGCTGCTGCCACTTACTATCCAACACGTGCCGCCTTCGGTATTTCGGAAGATGGTAAGCCAGAGGTAGCCTGGGTTTATAATGTAGGTACTGGAAATTCGTTGGTATATGCTTATCCGACGCCATCGGCTAATGCAATTAATACTGCGCCAAAGCCTGTTCCTACAGCTACATATCCTGCGGGAGGTGTGATCTGGAATGTTAAAGCGGCCATTGGGGGTGGTCCAATGTTGATTAAGGATAATGTGATCAATGTTACAGATGTTCAGGAATTGATGGATATCGACAATACCAGCGCAAGGGCACGTTCGGCTATTGGTTTTACTGCCGAAAACAAAATTGTACTACTTGCGGTTGAGGGTGGCAATCCAAACGGACCAGCAGGCTTAAACCTGGTTGAGCTGGCCCAGCTGATGAAGGACATGGGTTGTGTGGGCGCTATAAATCTTGATGGAGGTGGTTCGACAACAATGACCGTTCGCGCCGAAAGAACTGTTAGGCCTAGCGGCGGATCAGAACGTGCCGTATCTACGGCGCTGATTATCAGAAAGAAAAAATAA
- a CDS encoding FAD-dependent oxidoreductase — MSAIIWLGFSLAAPVVAKEYQTQLLVIGGGASGTTAAIQASRMGVKTLVIEETEWLGGMLTSAGVAAIDGNHQMPSGLWGEFRQKLYDYYGGAKAVETGWVSNTLFEPSVGNIKLKELAVNPNLAIWYKTEWRNITRNGNKWTVETYVKGKRNVVTADLIIDATELGDVMGFLKIPSRIGMDSRFDTGESFAPEKANDIIQDLTYVVVLKDYGKDADKTIAKPAGYDPKEFDCCCDITDPSADASHKRLIDCNQMITYGKLPNNKYMINWPKCGNDIYMNIIELGKKDREAALKEAKLHSLRFIYHLQTKLGFKHLGIAQDEFPTADKLPMIPYHREARRLDGKVTLTVNDVASPYLQKTSLYRTGIAIGDYPIDHHHLKNAAAPQIDFINIKVPSYNIPLGALVPKNADGIIVAEKSISVTNIVAGASRLQPVVLTVGQAAGALAAVAIKNKQQPAQVSIREVQTALLESKAYLMPFIDVKPEDKNFVAMQKIGATGILKGTGIAYKWANQTWFYPEQPINEYTLVEGFKSFYPVMADLTPSGKLVNAAFAAKLLSSVSKKEITLSAISKIINENMAKQELNSETVLSRRALSVLIDHFLNPFAQPIDFNGSLK; from the coding sequence TTGAGCGCAATAATATGGCTAGGTTTTTCGTTGGCTGCCCCGGTGGTAGCTAAGGAATACCAGACGCAGTTGTTGGTTATTGGTGGTGGGGCAAGTGGAACAACTGCGGCTATACAAGCCTCAAGAATGGGGGTGAAAACGTTGGTTATTGAAGAAACGGAATGGCTGGGCGGAATGCTGACTTCGGCCGGAGTAGCAGCGATAGATGGCAATCACCAAATGCCTTCGGGTTTATGGGGCGAATTCAGACAGAAATTATATGATTACTATGGTGGTGCAAAGGCTGTAGAAACTGGATGGGTGAGCAACACTTTGTTTGAACCCTCAGTAGGAAATATTAAATTAAAAGAACTGGCTGTAAATCCGAATCTGGCTATCTGGTATAAAACAGAATGGAGAAACATTACCCGCAACGGAAATAAATGGACTGTTGAAACTTATGTAAAGGGTAAACGTAATGTAGTTACTGCCGATTTGATTATTGATGCTACAGAATTAGGAGATGTGATGGGCTTTTTGAAAATCCCTTCACGTATAGGGATGGATAGCCGTTTTGATACCGGTGAGTCTTTTGCTCCGGAAAAAGCCAATGATATTATTCAGGATTTGACTTATGTGGTGGTGCTGAAGGATTATGGAAAGGATGCAGATAAGACCATTGCTAAGCCAGCGGGTTATGATCCGAAGGAGTTTGATTGCTGCTGTGACATTACCGACCCGTCGGCAGATGCCAGTCATAAGCGATTGATAGATTGTAACCAGATGATCACTTATGGCAAGCTTCCGAACAACAAATACATGATCAACTGGCCTAAGTGTGGAAACGATATTTACATGAATATTATTGAACTGGGTAAAAAAGATAGGGAAGCAGCGCTTAAAGAGGCTAAATTACATAGTTTAAGATTTATTTATCACCTGCAAACCAAGCTTGGATTTAAGCATCTTGGGATTGCTCAGGACGAATTTCCTACGGCAGATAAATTACCGATGATCCCTTACCACCGGGAAGCCAGGAGGCTGGATGGTAAAGTGACTTTGACTGTTAATGATGTTGCATCGCCATACCTGCAAAAAACGAGTTTGTATCGTACAGGTATTGCTATTGGCGATTATCCTATTGATCATCATCACCTAAAAAATGCAGCTGCCCCTCAAATAGATTTTATCAACATTAAGGTTCCTTCTTACAATATACCGTTAGGTGCCCTGGTCCCTAAAAATGCAGATGGAATTATTGTGGCCGAAAAAAGTATCAGTGTGACCAATATTGTTGCCGGTGCAAGCAGATTACAACCTGTGGTTTTAACCGTTGGGCAGGCGGCAGGGGCATTGGCAGCTGTGGCGATTAAAAATAAACAGCAACCTGCACAGGTAAGTATCCGTGAGGTGCAAACGGCTTTGTTAGAAAGTAAGGCTTACCTGATGCCTTTTATTGACGTAAAGCCAGAGGATAAGAATTTTGTAGCGATGCAAAAGATTGGTGCTACCGGTATTTTGAAAGGAACCGGTATTGCTTATAAATGGGCCAACCAAACCTGGTTTTATCCTGAGCAGCCGATTAATGAATATACGTTGGTGGAAGGTTTTAAATCATTTTATCCGGTGATGGCTGATCTTACTCCTTCCGGAAAATTGGTGAATGCAGCGTTTGCAGCCAAACTGTTGTCGTCGGTTTCCAAAAAAGAGATTACGCTTTCAGCAATTTCGAAAATCATAAATGAAAATATGGCTAAACAAGAGTTGAATAGTGAAACGGTTTTATCAAGACGGGCATTGTCTGTATTGATTGACCATTTCCTGAATCCTTTTGCGCAGCCAATAGATTTCAATGGATCCCTAAAATAA